A window of Castanea sativa cultivar Marrone di Chiusa Pesio chromosome 8, ASM4071231v1 genomic DNA:
AAgccaaaagggaaaagaaaaggttggtCTAAGTCTCAAAGTCAATGGATGatggatcaaataataaaaaatacaacaaacacaaaaaaacaaaagacttgGACAAAGTAATAAGTATAAATATCTTTGCTGGGAAAGGGAAATCACAAACATTGAAACATATCCTTGACCTCttgatatttcattattttcatatttctaTTAAAGTATCACAGGTGCTGAACTAAATACTGATACAGTATCAGTATTTAGTTCAGCACCTGCACTTCAGTTGTAGTCttgtagagaaaaagagagagatcaaaGAAGTCAAGTAAAGAATGAATGAGATACCTTGAGGCAGGGCAGTAGCGTCACGGTGAGCTGGTGGAGGCAGCGGCGTTTCTGAGGCAGTCAGGCAGCAGAGGCGTGAGCCGGTGAGCGTGACACTATTGAGTTGGAGGCGTGAACTGAGAAGGTAAAAAACTAAGGTCAAGCAGAGGCGTAAGGTGAGATTGAGGCGTGAAGATTgattgttcatttgtttgttctcTCTTTTAATTGTTTAGACGGTGAGGATTGATTTCTTTCAGACGGTGAGGATTGAATGTTTTTGCTTGTGTTTAATTAGGTATTTTAGACATTGAATTTGGGCTGGGCTGGAAGTGCAATGGTTagaaaatgataattttgtttggtttggcaATTGGGGCTGGCTCTGGCTGATGGGGCTGGATGTGGGCCATTTATagacttaaaatataaaattattcaaaacatAGAGATAACAAGCATCCATTAAAAGATTAGCGACTCattgaaaagaaattcctaaatgatatttttttatgatatacAATTTCAAAAGTCATCAGGTTGATAGCAGGGAAGCATTGTGAAAATTTCAATCATTGGTACAAACATGTGATGTATTCGTATACTTCACTGAAATTTCCATCAACAAGCATATCACTAGCGCAAAGGTTGAAATGTGAACTCCAATGCCACGAGCTTTCAGCGTTAATGCAAGCACAGAGACATTCTAGAGCAAGATATCTGGCTCTGGAATGTAGcatccataatatatatatatatatatatatataacttctAAATGTATATCAGTGAAAAGAAGCACAGTTGAATCCATACCTCACCTTGGTTAGCACAATTCCAGCGGACAACATCAAGTTGTTTATGTAAATAGAGGTGCATTAAATGTTTAGGTTCATCTTCCTTAAGCCTACCAgggttttttattaaaaagtaaaaaagaaataattaatataacgtaagattatgtttgtttttaaaGTACACCACAAAGAGATAGTAACCAAAATTTATGAGTTATGATATGTCAAATTACATAATTAATACCTTAGGGGATAGAAAGACAGCAGTTGCTATAAGAAACTCAAGACATGAAGAAAAGACTTTCCAAAATTTTGTGGACGCATGGACTATGTCAAAATTATTGGGTTATAACTATAGAATTTAAATCAGATGGCAGATTAAAATTTCGTAACACTAGAGAGAGGAACGACAGGTCATAGTGCAAAAGTTTGATGTACTAAGCAATTCTACTCCTACAAGTTTCAAAATAATATCCAGTTGTATCGTCCAATTACAAAACAGGATACATAAGAATCTGGACAAACCAGAGTGAGAGTATTAGCtgaattggaaaaaaatacGCGCACCATTTTAAAAACTAACATCTAAGAAGATTAATTACTGACTCTCCCAAGCTCAAGTCAACTACCAGTTGATCAAAGATTACTAGCTATCCTACACATAAGGTTTTACTATGACTTTTTATTGGGGAAAAAATGACTTTACAAAAAGGATAGCTAGCTGTATTCCGTGGATATGATATTTGGCACACATAAAAACATTGGTAGGAAGATTGATCTAATGGTGATCTCAGAGAAAATCAAGCATTGTTAAGAAGCccaattttgagtttttataatGGTTATGCTAATTTCTGATAAtgatgataaagaagaagatTTCATTCtaagtttgaagagaaaatcAAGCAATATTTCATTGAAGTTTAAGCAACCAAACTTAACAGGATTTCCATTCAAGTTCATCTTAtatttcaggaaaaaaaaaaacttggcaaCAGAGGAAGTTTTTAGATGCTAACTGACAAACATGTTCAATACGCAAAGAaaaactatgaacataattgttgccttttttttgttgaataaatgaTAAAATGGTCCTGGCGGGGCTTGAACATGCAACCTTCAAACATGTAACGATACTGGAATATGATATTGCTTCCAGAACAAATGGtgctttcattttcaatttctaaaggCAGCATATATCATGTGTATGTAAGTTTCTAGCTTTTACAAATTTTCACAGATAgaaaagagcattcacattgaaGTCAGTGAATAGACAATTAAACATGCACATTTAGCACACGAGAAGcaaaacaaagaatcatgaCTCTTACTGTAAACAGTGACCCAATATTGCATATCATAGACATAAACACTAATAATATTAaagattaaatattatttactttttcctATATTAAACgataaaaatcaaatcaagtcATGTAAAACCGAAGTATTGTAAATACTTCCTAATGTACACACTAGTTATATATTGTGTACGTGCATCAGTGCATGCCTATTTATTAGTGTTATGTGACCATTGGATTTTAGTTAACAAGTGTGCTTCAATCATGTTGAATAAGCCTAAATAAGCCTCCATTTGCCTTAGTCAAAACTCAAACAAGATACTTGCCAAGTGAGAGAAACAGTATAGCAAGttatatataagtaaaagtaaaaatgcAAGACTCAGCCTATATctagaagagagagaataatgatTAGAAGGGGCTTCACTGACTATGACCTCAAGTATCATTTACATAAGTATTCTTAAGTTCcttaaatgagagagagagagagagagagagagagagagagagagagagggatatattaaaacaaacaaacaaaaaactgcTCCTTTTAATAGTAGTTTAGCTATATTCTCATGACATGAGCTGACACATAGCACAACTAAGAGCGCATAAAACTTTTGGAGGTTTGTTTTGTTAGAGCAGTATTAAAGTTTCTTGATAATAAAAAAGGCATGCATGAAACTTGATGACAATCATCCAACAGAATTTagaatatgaatttatttgtgcACAAAATTAAAGCCCTAGAGTGCGTGAATTGGAAGTCACAAGTTTTGTTCAATCTAACAAGTTATTCACTTGAATGGTTTGAGAGCCTCATAAACTAtggggggaaaaaaatatttaatcgaATCATTCAATTCTTCAAGTCTACATTGAGTAACAAAGTTTTGACCCATTCACAAGGGCAACCTCATACCAAGAATCATGTCCTTGATTGAGGGTTTAGACTTGATTTCAGCATAGTTTCCTTTTGTCGGAATCATGCAGTACTTTAAAGTCATTTCTCTGTCCGTTGCAAAAACTATTTGAAGGCAGTTCTGTGATCTTCTCCCAAGTGCGGTGTACATCTCTATCTCCCTCTCCGTTGTCAATGACCATTGTATGATTTGGGCATTGTGGTATAATGTTTCGTGCCCTTTGAAATCACTCAAAACTATGTTTACTAGTACTCTGCactttttttaatccaaatctGTTTTAATTGCTACGAAAGAATTCACAAATATGGATAGAGTTTGCATACAACCCAGCTTGGAGGAATTCCTCCAATTGGGTTATATGGCATCTTATGAAATTGACATGTGTCCTACTCCAAAATTATCTAACACACTAAACCATGATTGGCACATTAAAAAACCAACTTATTTAtgattcaacttatttttactattattcatgAGCTCACTGTaccttttaatattattatgagtctcactatactattacagctaacttttacctttatcgacaatactttcaacaaaatgttttcaattttaaaaaaataaacaaatctcAAACAAACTCTTATGTAAGCTAAGTAATGTTGAGTCAAGAcacatgtcaattttttatgaTGCAACCTAATCCAATTTAGCAAAATTCCTCTAAACttggttgcatataaacttcttgcTTTGTGTTTAGACTTGATACCTTAGTTACTATAAGAAACATTTTCCTTCAAACTAATGACCTCTGCTTCATAAAGCACCGTTGTCAATCGATTATGCAATCCCTGGGGATTATGAATGTTAGTATCCCACATCAAGCACCGAGCCAATTTTCTTTGAATCAATTTAGCATCAAAGCAACATTTGGTTAGAACAATCACAATCCAACTAGGGCCAATTTAAGATAAGGTGTATGTATTTTGCAacgtaaaaataaaattaaaaaaaaaaaagaggagcaATGCAACATTTAATTTAGGTTCACAAAGACAATGTAAACCAGTTTGCCAGCACCTTCTGGATTCCCATGTGTCAAAAGATTGTATAGGCTTTTGACACAGATTTTTCACTATTAACTCATTGACCTTTGcaaatttttatctatttataaatttccttctattttttctCTATGCAACAAATAATCAATGGAGCATTGTATCAATAGCCATGTCCCATTTTTTAGTCTCTAATTATTAGACCATTTGCTCTCTAGTATAACATCCTAAATCTAATCAAAAATCCTATGCTTTAACTAAAAAAAGACCTCCCATCAACCCAACATAAATGGCCTCTAAGTAAACATTCACGGTAAAAACAATCTCTCAAACATTTCGTCAAACACacaaaacacaatataaaacaCGAAACTTCAATCTTTTAAAAAACCATTACATTGTTTTTCCCAAAATAGATTCATATCATCACAAACTACACAAACACCTAATCAAAAAAACAACaagtagtagtttttttttttttttttttcaaaatctaaCCCGTCTATCTACTCTTAAGCCCTCTCGCCTCTGATCCTCCGAGCGAGCTGGATATCCTTGGGCATGATGGTGACTCTCTTGGCGTGAATGGCGCACAGGTTAGTGTCCTCGAAGAGCCCAACCAAGTAAGCCTCGGCGGCTTCTTGCAGAGCCGAGACGGCGCTGCTCTGGAATCGGAGGTCGGTCTTGAAGTCCTGAGCGATCTCTCTCACCAGCCTCTGGAATGGGAGCTTTCGGATCAGGAGCTCCGTGCTCTTCTGGTACTTCCTGATCTCTCTCAGAGCCACCGTTCCTGGCCTGAACCTGTGTGGCTTCTTCACTCCTCCGGTCGCCGGAGCTGACTTACGAGCGGCCTTTGTTGCGAGTTGCTTCCTTGGCGCCTTGCCTCCGGTGGACTTACGAGCTGTCTGCTTGGTACGGGCCATTTGGAGAAGGGTAAAGATCTGTTTGGTTGGTGGGAAAATGAGGGAAAAGTGAAGAGAAAGTGTGTTTGTTTGCTGTGATGTGAAGAGAAAGGGTTTGGAGTATTTGTAGTGTGGTTTTTGGGGGAATAGAGAGGCGGgagattgtgaaatttttggggaGTTTTGAAAGTTTGAGGGAGAGTGAATTTGGAGCGTTGATTTGGGGGAGTAATGTACGGTGAGGATTGGTTTGGACGTGAGTGACGCGGATTGTAATCCGTGGCACTGTGAATTGACCAATAAGATTTGTTTGTGAAATCTATTCGCGGGATCTATTATTAGGCTGAAAATTTTTAACCTTTTGAACTGGCGGTGAAATTCTATGAatcttttggttttggttttttattttgggaacACATGGGCGGTAACAATTTCAATTCGGGTTTTGGGCCTATGACGAATTTTGGATTTCTTCGGCCCATCTAAGTTTGGACCCTTCAAGAAGTCTCCAAAATAGTTAGAGCCTTAAGCccaatttctttcctttttttttttgtcccgtCAATCGATAGTGATGAAAAATGgggatttaaaattttgaattctagttctctttttaatttagaaaatcagCTTTTGCTACTAAACTACAACGATCTTGACAAAGGCCTCAGAGTTTAacattgataaattaattaaagaggaaataacaataaaaatcacTTTTAGAGCACCAATGTTAAACttgcaaaattacaaataaatttttcagATCAATTATACTATCTTCAGTTAAGGTTTTACAAAATTAGACTCCCTAACATTCCAAGAAATAACATTTTCACccttaagatttatatataaatgctaTAAATAGTCAATGCAATTTCACACTGATACTTTtctaacaaaatatttcatttttgaaaaaatatttgtacTCAAACTATGAAAGTATCAGTCCAAGAAATGTTTGGGAGTGGGGAAAGTGCCATTTCATGAAACAATTTGGAAAAATATgagtcatttatatatatatatatatatgagaaaaaaaaaagttagtgcAGATTACGTTTCTTAGTAGATTACACAGAATCATTTGTAGATACGAAATCTTGTGTTGGAGAAGTAATGATGTGAGAGGACATGTACTTATATGTTTCATTTATACAAATCTCAACTACAAGTGTCAGTCCAAGAAATGTTTGGGAGTGGGGAAAGTGCCATTTCATGAAACAATTTGGAAAAATATGagtcatttatatatatttatgaaaaaaaaaaaaagttagtgcAGATtacttttctttactttttcaaTCAATCTAATAAACACACTCAAAGAATGAAATCTGTTAGTCTCACCGCTAGCACagtaaattttcaaaattatggtATTATTTGAGAGCCGAGTTTTGCGCGTCGAAACTGCGTTTGCATTTTTTAGCTAGTCTCATGGCACTGTTCGTGTACCAGCCAAAGCACAAAAACGCATTTAATAGTGTTTTGccttctaaaaaatattttgctacaatgttttcatcaataaatttttaattttcagctaATATGTGGTATTTAAACAAACTTCAAATAAGAGAATTTACCATATCTCTCACTTAAAAATCAATTTCACCGCATGCAAATCACAGCCCAAATAATCACATTGTCAACACTTAGTCAAAGTGCTACGGCTAAAATTTATCATTACAATAGTTTTATTAGAATAATAATTTCAACACTTAAAGATGAAAGGATCAAATACTTTGCAATAAATCTCCACACACTCATgtagaaattagaatacacCAATGagttatcaataaaaaaagaagttttcttGTACTGATAATATCACACACTACACAAACTCTTCCCTATTTCACCCTTTCTTCCTTATCTTCTTATACTGGATGCAAGCCACTAACTCCCATCACCTAAAAGAGAAAACTCACACTGCTTAGTACCTACACATTCAAATTGAAACCAAATCACTGTCCAATTTAAGTAGGTGATGAAACTTATGATTGCCGGAATGATTGTGGCCTAAGCATTTGAAACCAAGCACTATCTCCTTCCAATCCAAACATCAGTAATTGCCACTCCAAACGATCAATTAGCAATCACTGAACCACAATCAACTAAACGTgaaattgatattgatattgatattgatattcaAGACAGCTAAAGCAATCTAATTAGATATTAGATTTCCACAATTCTacacaaacataacaaaaacataaaaacagaGATTCCAGATCTAAACAACGAAAACCTAAACACAGATCTAAATTCAACTACaccaactttctctctctctctctctaagctcTCTCGCCTCTGATCCTCCTAGCGAGCTGGATATCCTTAGGCATGATGGTGACTCTCTTGGCGTGAATGGCGCACAGGTTGGTGTCCTCGAAGAGTCCGACCAAGTAAGCCTCGGCGGCTTCTTGAAGAGCCGCGACGGCGCTGCTTTGGAATCGGAGGTCGGTCTTGAAGTCCTGAGCGATCTCTCTCACCAGCCTCTGGAATGGGAGCTTTCGGATCAGGAGCTCTGTGCTCTTCTGGTACTTCCTGATCTCCCTCAGAGCCACGGTTCCGGGCCTGAACCTGTGTGGCTTTTTCACTCCTCCGGTCGCCGGAGCTGACTTCCTGGCGGCCTTTGTTGCCAGCTGCTTCCTTGGCGCCTTGCCTCCGGTGGACTTACGAGCTGTCTGCTTGGTACGAGCCATTTGGAGAAGGGTAAGATCTGTTTGGCTGGtgggaaaatgagagaaaagtgAAGAGAAAGTGAGTTTTAATCGTTGTGATGTGAAGAGAAAGGGTTTGGATTGGGGTATTTGTAGTGTGGTTTTGGAGAGGCGGGAGTTTGTGAAATTTTGGGGGAGTTTTTGAAAGtttgagagagagtgaatttggAGCGTTGATTTGGTTGAGTAATCTACGGTGTAGATTTGTTTGGAGGACAGTGACACGGATTGTAATCCGTGGCACTTTAAATTGACCAATAGGATTTGTTTGTGAAATCTATTCGCGGGATTTATTATTAGGCTGAAATTTTTAACCTTTTGGACTAGCGGTGAAATTCTATAAATCTTTTGTTGGGCTTGGGCATAGTTAGTTTAGACCGTCCATAAAATAGTTAGAGCCTCAAGCccaatttcattctttttctttcttttaattcgAGAGTGATAGAAAATGGTTCTCTTAATTATGGAAAGCAGCTTAGGTTATTAAATAAGGATCTTGACCAAGGCCTCAAAGAGTTTAACActgataaataataaattagttAAAGAGTAAAtaacagtaaaaataaaaatagcattTGGACTTTAGAGCACCCATGTTAGACTTGcaaatttgcaaataatttttagattaaattatACCATCCTCCGTTAAGGTTtcacaaaattagacttcatCAAACATTTCAAGAAATAACACTCCTTCCATTcagatttatatataaatgcaaTAAATAATTCAATGCATTTTCACATTGTAACTTCtctaacaaaatatttcattttggtttttcaccaaaggaagaaaaaaattccctttcattttaaaatatatttttacccaaactataaaaaaaaaaaaaaaaaaaaaaaaaaaggaaatgataCTCCCCCTTTAGGTTTGTGAACATATGATGATACTCCCCTTTGAGATTTATAAATGATTTCTAGCTATGGAATATTGTATTGGGGAAGTAATGATGTGAGAGGgcatatatttatatgtttcaTCTATAAAAATGTCAACAAGATGTGTCATTTCATGAAATATttgagtgtgtgtatatatatatatgtgtgtgtgtgtgtgtgtgtgtttgtgtgtgtgtgtgtggaaaaaagaaaagaggttggtgcaaattacttttatttatttttttcagtcAATTTAATAAACCCACTCAAATGGCAAATTCCGTTAGCCTCGAATTAGGATTGGGTTAGTATTGCACCCAGTGGCGGAGCCACACACAAGGGTGGGGGGGCCTTGgcccccccaaaattttaaaaaattaatttatagtatgtatataatttacattttaaaaaatataccatGTAAAAATTGAAGTTGCCCCCCCCAATTTTGAGTCATTTCAATTGTActcttaaaagaaagagaaattatattaaaatcatataatttaagaggtttaacaaattaaactatgtagaaaatgataaatttttgtacatGTCTAATAGAAGAAATACATGACTTTTATATACTcattaaaatttagaagataATAAATTCTCTTAGAaagttaatttatatatatgtgtgtgtatagagGTTTGTCTTAACTATGTCTTAACTAATATATTAACATCACAACTTGGCCCCCCCAAACCAAAATTTCTGGCTCCGCCCCTGATTGCACCCAATGCAATTACCCCCATTcccctcaacaaaaaaaaaaaaaagtaactactcttactttttaacttttcttcctttttttttttttattcaatggttgagattaaagttgtttttttcaactttaaatCTCAGTTATTTAGAACTATTGTGTTATGTGCAATACCTCAATCTGCTAGCCTCACCACAAGCATGCTTTTCAATCCAATCAAGTCAAGCAATTTACCATCGCTATCTTTTGCAAAGTCAAAATGTTGCAACGGaagtttgattaaaataataaatttaacacTCAAGACTAAAGTATCAAATGCTTTACAATAAATCTCACCAAACTCATGTAAAATACACAAAGGAGTTATAATATTACAAAATCATTACTAGTTTACTCTTTacattcttattttcttataGGATTACACCTATCTCACTTATTGGATGCCACAATTTTAGATGCCTTGATACATTAGTAAAAAGTAGTTGTGAGGGTCCGTTTTTTGACATACTGTCCAGACCCAAAATAGAAGAAAGGACCCCGGGCCTTGCAATTATTGTGTTAAGGAAACTG
This region includes:
- the LOC142607247 gene encoding histone H3.2, translating into MARTKQTARKSTGGKAPRKQLATKAARKSAPATGGVKKPHRFRPGTVALREIRKYQKSTELLIRKLPFQRLVREIAQDFKTDLRFQSSAVSALQEAAEAYLVGLFEDTNLCAIHAKRVTIMPKDIQLARRIRGERA
- the LOC142607248 gene encoding histone H3.2, whose protein sequence is MARTKQTARKSTGGKAPRKQLATKAARKSAPATGGVKKPHRFRPGTVALREIRKYQKSTELLIRKLPFQRLVREIAQDFKTDLRFQSSAVAALQEAAEAYLVGLFEDTNLCAIHAKRVTIMPKDIQLARRIRGERA